A window of Campylobacter cuniculorum DSM 23162 = LMG 24588 contains these coding sequences:
- a CDS encoding plasmid mobilization protein, producing the protein MSVLKNHFKDMSVEKKTKGRTKKTQGKRDKVYSFYCTEEELKELNAKAEQRHLSLSEYFRMKIFD; encoded by the coding sequence ATGAGTGTTTTAAAAAATCATTTCAAAGATATGAGTGTGGAGAAAAAGACAAAGGGCAGGACTAAAAAAACGCAAGGAAAAAGAGACAAGGTTTATTCTTTTTATTGCACAGAAGAAGAGCTTAAAGAACTTAATGCTAAGGCTGAACAAAGGCATTTGAGTCTGTCAGAATATTTTAGAATGAAAATTTTTGATTAG
- a CDS encoding virB8 family protein gives MNVYKQGMDFEASVKFLVEQSNKRAWLIAFISIALAFLSILAVLLLTPLKTVEPYVIRVDNTTGMVDILTIMDEKEITQNEALDKHFISQYVKAREGYYFDMLNQDYIFVQLLSSPEVAENYRAIYSGENSREAKLGNSTRVEVGILSIVLGNSNGVKTATIRTNLRTINKNSQEERISTKVITLSYEYQLSQTDEKNRLENPLGFKVLNYRVDEEIKR, from the coding sequence ATGAATGTCTATAAACAAGGTATGGATTTTGAAGCAAGTGTCAAATTTCTTGTTGAACAAAGTAATAAAAGGGCATGGTTGATTGCTTTTATAAGTATAGCTTTGGCATTTTTAAGTATTTTGGCTGTGCTTTTACTCACTCCCTTAAAAACAGTAGAGCCTTATGTGATTCGTGTTGATAACACCACAGGAATGGTAGATATTCTAACAATTATGGATGAAAAGGAAATTACTCAAAATGAAGCTTTAGACAAACATTTCATTAGTCAATATGTTAAAGCTAGGGAGGGGTATTATTTTGATATGTTGAATCAAGATTATATTTTCGTGCAATTACTCTCAAGCCCAGAAGTTGCGGAAAATTACCGAGCAATTTATTCAGGAGAAAACTCTAGAGAAGCCAAATTAGGAAATTCTACGAGGGTTGAAGTGGGTATTTTAAGTATTGTTTTAGGGAACTCAAATGGAGTAAAAACAGCTACCATTAGAACTAACTTAAGAACAATTAATAAAAACTCACAAGAAGAAAGAATTTCAACAAAAGTCATTACACTTTCTTATGAATATCAACTTTCACAGACAGATGAAAAAAATCGTTTAGAGAATCCTCTAGGATTCAAAGTTTTAAATTATAGAGTCGATGAGGAGATAAAAAGATGA
- a CDS encoding type IV secretion system protein, whose protein sequence is MQIFQQIGEFIEYALNIISNASLNEKFIQLQSLMSLLLVLSIMYKGYQTIAGRNQDPIRDIIWDIARKMFILTFILNVNGWLNLSIDALKGLYEWAGGGMEFYTQLDTLTDEFIKAVSKYWNSVSGLSFKIVFCVFVIFFLFLSFLAVIIPFAFMIINASITNTLLIISLPLALFCFMYEATRQAFNQWLNMFISNIFLLLFMGTITDFFIENYSKIYNFGEGENEFIIIVKCMFWSSVMITIIQVIKTLASNLAQVSLDSAASSGMGRAMGMIGSSSKLAWGGTKGVTNNALKASIGAKSGGFLKAGAKGGLAGLAGYGAKKVVKSLFSSARNKQ, encoded by the coding sequence ATGCAGATATTTCAACAAATAGGTGAATTTATTGAATATGCCTTAAATATAATTTCAAATGCCTCTTTAAATGAAAAATTTATACAACTTCAAAGCTTAATGAGTCTTTTATTAGTTTTAAGCATTATGTATAAGGGCTATCAAACTATAGCAGGAAGAAATCAAGACCCCATTAGGGATATTATTTGGGATATTGCAAGAAAAATGTTTATTTTAACTTTTATTTTAAATGTCAATGGTTGGCTCAATTTAAGTATTGACGCTTTAAAAGGACTCTATGAATGGGCGGGTGGAGGAATGGAATTTTATACACAGCTTGACACTTTAACAGATGAGTTTATAAAAGCGGTTTCAAAATATTGGAATAGTGTTTCAGGTTTATCTTTCAAAATTGTTTTTTGTGTTTTTGTCATCTTTTTCTTATTTCTCTCTTTTTTAGCCGTCATCATTCCTTTTGCTTTTATGATTATTAATGCTTCTATCACAAACACTTTATTGATTATTTCTTTACCTTTAGCCTTATTTTGTTTTATGTATGAAGCGACAAGACAAGCTTTTAATCAATGGCTTAATATGTTTATTTCAAACATCTTTTTGCTTTTATTTATGGGGACAATTACAGACTTCTTTATAGAAAATTATTCTAAGATTTATAATTTTGGAGAAGGGGAAAATGAATTTATTATCATTGTTAAATGCATGTTCTGGTCTTCAGTGATGATTACTATCATTCAAGTCATTAAAACTTTAGCTTCAAATTTAGCTCAAGTTTCTCTTGATAGTGCGGCGTCTTCAGGTATGGGACGTGCGATGGGAATGATAGGTTCATCAAGTAAATTAGCTTGGGGAGGAACTAAAGGGGTAACAAATAATGCACTTAAGGCTTCTATCGGTGCAAAAAGTGGCGGATTTTTAAAAGCGGGTGCTAAAGGAGGCTTAGCTGGATTAGCGGGTTATGGAGCTAAAAAAGTCGTTAAAAGCCTTTTTTCTTCAGCAAGAAATAAACAATAA
- a CDS encoding type IV secretion system protein: MYNDFGRAYENIQDFNNKVLEDPQSFITDKIGETYKKYTLFDRCEKIESTQIKTACMVDMITYVAQEQSIQDHQKNLNEVSKTIAELDTKLRNSKDIKESQDIANALASESLKIQMIQASIEADNKIFELKRREKEEQLEQMHSQRINNFEYVPIPIQKGQ; encoded by the coding sequence ATTTATAATGATTTTGGTCGAGCCTATGAAAACATACAGGATTTTAACAATAAAGTCTTAGAAGACCCACAATCCTTTATTACAGATAAAATTGGAGAAACCTATAAAAAATATACTCTATTTGATAGATGTGAAAAAATAGAAAGCACCCAAATAAAAACAGCTTGCATGGTGGATATGATAACCTATGTAGCACAGGAGCAATCAATACAAGACCATCAAAAAAATTTAAATGAAGTCAGTAAAACAATTGCAGAACTTGACACAAAACTTAGAAATTCAAAAGATATTAAAGAATCACAAGACATTGCTAACGCCCTTGCTTCTGAAAGTTTAAAGATACAGATGATTCAAGCAAGTATTGAAGCAGATAATAAAATTTTTGAACTTAAAAGAAGGGAAAAAGAAGAACAATTAGAACAAATGCACTCTCAAAGAATTAATAATTTTGAATATGTGCCTATACCTATACAAAAGGGTCAATAA
- a CDS encoding MFS transporter → MLKDVLPLSFIVGTRFFGLFIVLPVLSLYALELKNANEFLVGLLVGVYALAQMVLQIPFGILSDKMGRKKTMLIGLIIFIIGCGICSFAQDIYTMLLGRILQGSGAIGAVATAMISDFIREENRSKAMAIMGSFIGLSFAASMVISPLMSAKWGLSSLFDLSAILSLFCIILLYTIVPKETQITHENTKTPLFHLLKQKNLALMNLTNFMQKMLMSIAFLSIPIILVSHFNYSNDKLWIVYTLSMIAGFIAMGFAGSLGEKRGLAKQILLCGVGFFILSYAIFVLAHSLDIFILAVVIFFIGFNLHEPIMQSCASKFCKVNEKGAALGIFNAFGYGGSFLGGMIGGFFLHLDKLELLACILIILSLLWLIALFFLKNPFDFKNFYLSLDTPINLNDFAQNLGVIDIYKNSKNLVIKFDSKLTNKEELENKLQKIK, encoded by the coding sequence ATGTTGAAAGATGTTTTGCCTCTATCTTTTATCGTTGGAACAAGATTTTTTGGACTTTTTATTGTGTTGCCGGTTTTAAGTCTTTATGCTTTAGAATTAAAAAATGCAAATGAATTTTTAGTAGGACTTTTAGTCGGCGTTTATGCTTTAGCTCAAATGGTTTTGCAAATTCCTTTTGGAATTTTAAGCGATAAAATGGGGCGCAAAAAAACTATGCTCATAGGATTGATTATTTTCATAATAGGCTGTGGAATTTGTTCTTTTGCTCAAGACATTTATACCATGCTTTTGGGTCGTATTTTACAAGGCAGTGGTGCAATAGGAGCTGTGGCTACTGCAATGATTAGCGATTTTATCCGCGAAGAAAATCGCTCTAAGGCTATGGCGATAATGGGTTCTTTCATAGGACTTTCCTTTGCGGCTTCTATGGTTATTTCTCCTTTAATGAGTGCAAAATGGGGACTATCGAGTCTTTTTGATTTGAGTGCGATTTTAAGCTTATTTTGCATCATTTTACTCTATACTATTGTCCCTAAAGAAACTCAAATCACACACGAAAATACCAAAACTCCTTTATTTCATCTTTTAAAACAAAAAAATTTAGCCCTAATGAATTTAACTAATTTTATGCAAAAAATGCTTATGAGTATAGCTTTTTTAAGCATACCCATTATTTTGGTTTCTCATTTTAATTATTCTAATGATAAGCTTTGGATTGTTTATACCCTTTCTATGATTGCAGGTTTTATTGCAATGGGTTTTGCAGGAAGTTTAGGAGAAAAAAGGGGTTTGGCAAAACAGATTTTACTTTGCGGGGTGGGATTTTTTATCTTATCTTACGCGATTTTTGTTTTGGCTCATTCTCTTGATATTTTTATTTTAGCGGTTGTGATATTTTTTATCGGTTTTAATTTGCATGAACCCATTATGCAAAGCTGTGCATCAAAATTTTGCAAGGTGAATGAAAAAGGGGCTGCACTTGGAATTTTCAATGCTTTTGGTTATGGAGGAAGCTTCTTAGGAGGTATGATTGGGGGTTTTTTTTTGCATCTTGATAAATTAGAGCTTTTAGCCTGTATTTTAATCATTTTAAGTTTATTATGGCTTATTGCTCTTTTTTTCCTTAAAAATCCTTTTGATTTTAAGAATTTCTATTTATCTTTAGACACTCCTATTAATTTGAATGATTTTGCTCAAAATTTAGGTGTCATTGATATTTATAAAAACTCGAAAAACTTAGTGATTAAATTTGATAGCAAACTCACTAATAAAGAAGAATTAGAAAATAAATTGCAAAAAATTAAGTGA
- a CDS encoding N-carbamoylputrescine amidohydrolase, translated as MKLALIQQKFHGTKEKTIAKTCKFIEEAAIKGAKLVCLGELHQSEYFCQSENVDFFNLAEDYEKDVKFWSKIAKKHQVVLITSLFEKRSAGLYHNSAVVFEKDGSIAGKYRKMHIPDDPCFYEKFYFTPGDLGFNPISTSVGKLGVLICWDQWYPEAARIMALKGAEILIYPTAIGWFDKDKKDEKQRQLEAWIAIQRGHAIANTLPVVTINRVGFEKDKSGMEKGIRFWGNSFVFGAQGEEIFRANSKDEFCKIIELDLKKCEELRRWWPFLRDRRIEYFGDLSKRFIDE; from the coding sequence ATGAAACTTGCTTTAATACAACAAAAATTTCATGGAACCAAAGAAAAAACTATAGCTAAAACTTGTAAATTCATAGAAGAAGCAGCTATAAAAGGAGCAAAACTCGTTTGTTTGGGTGAGCTTCATCAAAGTGAGTATTTTTGTCAAAGTGAAAATGTGGATTTTTTTAATCTTGCAGAGGATTATGAAAAAGATGTCAAATTTTGGTCTAAAATTGCAAAAAAACATCAAGTGGTTTTAATCACTTCTTTGTTTGAAAAGCGAAGTGCTGGACTTTATCATAATAGTGCTGTGGTTTTTGAAAAAGATGGTAGTATAGCAGGAAAATACCGAAAAATGCATATTCCTGATGATCCTTGTTTTTATGAAAAATTTTATTTCACTCCCGGAGATTTAGGTTTTAATCCTATATCTACAAGCGTTGGAAAACTTGGAGTGTTGATTTGTTGGGATCAGTGGTATCCTGAAGCAGCAAGAATTATGGCTTTAAAAGGGGCAGAAATTTTGATTTATCCTACGGCTATAGGTTGGTTTGATAAGGATAAAAAAGATGAAAAACAAAGACAGCTTGAAGCTTGGATTGCTATACAAAGAGGACATGCTATCGCAAATACCTTGCCTGTAGTAACAATCAACCGCGTGGGCTTTGAAAAAGATAAAAGTGGGATGGAAAAAGGTATAAGATTTTGGGGAAATTCCTTTGTTTTTGGTGCTCAAGGTGAAGAAATTTTTAGGGCAAACAGCAAAGATGAATTCTGTAAAATTATCGAGCTTGATTTGAAAAAATGTGAAGAATTGCGTCGTTGGTGGCCCTTTTTACGAGATAGACGCATAGAATATTTTGGAGATTTAAGCAAGAGATTTATTGATGAATGA
- a CDS encoding cation diffusion facilitator family transporter, whose product MNLEKKAAITASICAFFLALVKFIVGILSGSVAVLSSAIDSMMDFALSAFNFLALKKSSQKPNENYNFGFSKIEALMGVLEGSFIAGIGIFIFYQSILKIYHKEEISDLNLGIFVMIFALFVTFFLVVFLNFVAKKTKSLIIESDCLHYKNDFLTNFCALITLILIHFTNFHIIDAIFGIIISVYTTFSAFKIIKKALSFLMDAALEEHKVKKICEIIKKNQEIISFHELKTRKAPNINYLSVHLVFCPIISLFNAHQISDHIEENIRKTFDDEKWDIQIHLDPYDDQDAEKERQ is encoded by the coding sequence ATGAATTTAGAAAAAAAAGCTGCTATCACTGCAAGTATTTGTGCATTTTTCTTAGCTCTGGTTAAATTTATTGTAGGAATTTTAAGCGGTTCTGTGGCTGTGCTTTCAAGTGCAATCGATTCTATGATGGATTTTGCTCTTTCAGCGTTTAATTTTTTAGCTCTTAAAAAATCCTCTCAAAAACCTAATGAAAACTATAATTTTGGCTTTAGTAAGATTGAAGCTCTTATGGGCGTTTTAGAAGGCTCTTTTATCGCGGGTATAGGAATTTTTATTTTTTATCAAAGTATTTTAAAAATCTATCACAAAGAGGAAATTTCTGATTTAAATTTAGGCATTTTTGTGATGATTTTTGCTTTATTTGTTACTTTTTTTCTCGTTGTTTTTCTTAATTTTGTTGCTAAAAAAACCAAAAGTTTGATTATAGAAAGTGATTGTTTGCATTATAAGAATGATTTTTTAACAAATTTTTGTGCCTTAATCACTTTGATTTTAATCCACTTTACAAATTTTCATATCATTGATGCAATTTTTGGCATCATCATCAGTGTCTATACAACTTTTAGTGCATTTAAAATCATCAAAAAAGCCCTATCTTTTCTAATGGACGCAGCCCTTGAGGAGCATAAAGTAAAAAAAATTTGTGAAATCATTAAAAAAAATCAAGAAATTATAAGTTTTCATGAGCTAAAAACTCGCAAGGCTCCTAATATCAACTATCTTAGTGTGCATTTAGTTTTTTGTCCTATAATTTCTTTATTTAATGCCCATCAAATTTCAGACCATATTGAAGAAAATATTAGAAAAACTTTTGATGATGAAAAATGGGACATACAAATTCATCTTGATCCTTATGATGATCAAGATGCAGAAAAGGAAAGACAATGA
- a CDS encoding agmatine deiminase family protein yields MIKSIAEWSEQEYLLLALPHEKTDWKPYLDEILEAYKNLIELVSSFQKVLLIAPNEKDFKPFSHFKNVDFFQCPTNDTWIRDFGAIEVYENGKIKALDFTFNAWGNKFESSLDNAVNSKLFKDKLKQNLQKIDLVLEGGSIDFNGKGTMLTSAYCLLNSNRNPHLNKTELEKKLKNIFGLNEILWLENGFIKGDDTDHHIDTLARFIDEETIAFCVCDDKEDEHFKPLALMKEELEKTHFKLVELPLPKALFYKNQRLGASYANFVFINQALIVPFYGDKNDEIVKNRLQNALPNREVIGIDARVFLRQNGSIHCSCQNLFKDLK; encoded by the coding sequence ATGATAAAATCTATAGCTGAATGGAGTGAGCAAGAATACCTACTTCTTGCATTGCCACACGAAAAAACAGATTGGAAGCCCTATTTGGATGAAATTTTAGAAGCTTATAAGAATCTCATTGAGCTTGTAAGTTCTTTTCAAAAAGTCTTGCTTATTGCTCCAAATGAAAAAGATTTTAAACCCTTTTCACATTTTAAAAATGTGGATTTTTTTCAATGTCCTACAAATGATACTTGGATACGAGATTTTGGAGCGATTGAAGTGTATGAAAATGGCAAAATTAAAGCTCTTGATTTTACTTTTAATGCTTGGGGAAATAAATTTGAAAGCTCACTCGATAATGCGGTAAATTCTAAGCTTTTTAAAGATAAATTAAAACAAAATTTACAAAAAATTGACTTGGTTTTAGAAGGGGGAAGTATCGATTTTAATGGAAAAGGAACTATGCTAACAAGTGCGTATTGTTTATTAAATTCTAATCGCAATCCTCATCTGAATAAAACCGAACTCGAAAAGAAACTCAAAAATATTTTTGGTTTAAATGAAATTTTATGGCTTGAAAATGGCTTTATAAAAGGCGATGATACAGACCATCATATCGATACTTTAGCACGTTTTATCGATGAAGAAACCATAGCCTTTTGCGTTTGCGACGATAAAGAAGATGAGCATTTTAAACCCTTAGCCCTAATGAAAGAAGAGCTTGAAAAAACGCATTTTAAACTTGTAGAACTTCCCTTGCCCAAAGCCTTATTTTACAAAAATCAAAGACTTGGGGCAAGTTATGCAAATTTTGTTTTTATCAATCAAGCTCTCATTGTGCCTTTTTATGGTGATAAAAACGATGAAATTGTTAAAAACAGACTTCAAAATGCTTTGCCTAACCGAGAAGTTATAGGCATAGATGCAAGAGTATTTTTAAGGCAAAATGGTTCAATCCATTGTTCTTGTCAAAATCTTTTTAAGGATTTAAAATGA